The following coding sequences are from one Anguilla anguilla isolate fAngAng1 chromosome 12, fAngAng1.pri, whole genome shotgun sequence window:
- the si:zfos-464b6.2 gene encoding glycosyltransferase family 92 protein F13G3.3, producing MASPSPDQDTPTRRPNWKYIAVLIVFFIVNIAVYSLTSNPTKGLKQPMPRPASHLEPLPTAPGFCPFPAQRDPLVSVSGARSYVVAPYVEHRGGGRQIRAISIVYRPEPDNYQCLLCCGGRNFSVSASRNVHSDHFGFDYCAGDIFCPVASGCAEPEHVAIFSRGQHQEPAFFPVQNRELRTGGFKYNFTVCISTMYGNYSNLLQVVQSMEMYRLLGVGRVAVYKNSCSPEVERALDYYEAQGLVEVVPWPVTSFINVSPGWRKSASPGDLHYYGQIPALNDCLYRYMYRTKYVALHDIDELILPQRVDDWNQLLVRLEQRYSADRGFEFENHVFPVSVSDQIDKYRPREWEKVKGVNVLEHVFREPNIPNRFNNFKVIANPRLVFETTVHGFLRSMHGTVRVDRDEAHLYHVKKGARPELSPSDLIRDDRVRHYAPRLVPAVSKALKHISNSVE from the coding sequence atggcgaGTCCCAGTCCTGACCAAGACACTCCCACGAGGAGACCAAATTGGAAATACATTGCAGTACTGATCGTTTTCTTCATCGTTAACATCGCTGTGTACAGCCTGACCTCAAACCCCACCAAGGGCTTGAAACAGCCGATGCCTAGGCCGGCCTCTCACCTAGAACCTTTGCCAACCGCCCCAGGGTTTTGTCCTTTCCCTGCCCAGAGAGACCCGCTGGTCAGCGTGAGCGGCGCCCGGTCGTACGTGGTGGCGCCCTACGTGGAGCACCGGGGCGGAGGCAGGCAGATCCGGGCCATCTCCATCGTCTACCGACCCGAGCCCGACAACTACCAGTGCCTCCTGTGCTGCGGGGGGCGCAATTTCTCCGTCTCCGCCTCCCGCAACGTGCACAGCGACCACTTCGGCTTCGACTACTGCGCCGGGGACATCTTCTGCCCGGTGGCGAGCGGCTGCGCCGAGCCGGAGCACGTGGCCATCTTCTCCAGGGGCCAGCACCAGGAGCCCGCCTTCTTCCCCGTCCAGAACCGGGAGCTCAGGACCGGCGGCTTCAAATACAACTTCACCGTCTGCATCTCCACCATGTACGGGAACTACAGCAACCTCCTGCAGGTGGTGCAGTCCATGGAGATGTACCGCCTGCTGGGGGTCGGGCGGGTGGCGGTGTACAAAAACAGCTGCAGCCCGGAGGTGGAGAGAGCGCTGGATTACTACGAGGCCCAGGGCTTAGTGGAGGTGGTGCCCTGGCCCGTGACCTCCTTCATTAACGTCTCCCCGGGCTGGCGGAAGTCTGCCTCCCCGGGGGACCTGCACTACTACGGGCAGATCCCTGCGCTGAACGACTGCCTGTACCGATACATGTACAGGACCAAGTACGTGGCCTTGCACGACATCGACGAGCTCATCCTGCCTCAGCGCGTGGACGACTGGAACCAGCTTCTGGTGCGCCTGGAACAGAGGTATTCCGCCGACAGAGGCttcgagtttgagaaccacgtTTTCCCCGTCTCCGTGTCGGACCAGATCGACAAGTACAGACCCCGGGAGTGGGAGAAAGTCAAGGGGGTCAACGTGCTGGAGCACGTTTTCCGGGAGCCCAACATCCCCAATCGCTTCAACAACTTCAAAGTGATCGCCAACCCCCGCCTGGTGTTCGAGACGACCGTGCACGGCTTCCTGCGCTCGATGCACGGGACCGTGCGCGTGGACCGCGACGAGGCCCACCTGTACCACGTCAAGAAAGGTGCCAGGCCCGAACTGAGCCCGTCTGACCTCATAAGGGACGATCGAGTCAGGCACTACGCCCCGCGGCTGGTGCCAGCCGTCTCAAAAGCGCTGAAACACATCAGCAACTCGGTAGAATAA